ggttagaAATAAATAACCATGGAAGCAACTGGCCTGGTTACGTTTTACCCAAAGGGATGAATTATTAGTCAGCACTGACATTGCCTCCCTGATAATACACAAATACACCTTTTGTTTACTATTTGCAAAATACAAGAATAGCAGTCTACTGGTGAGATAAACTTTCATTCTCTTGTCATGTGAATTGTTTTGCTAATGCTAGCTAAATCGCTTCTTTTAGATCAAAAGACTCGAATAACACATTACCTCAAATACACACGGGTCCAGGTGAATGATTATTCCGTTTATTGATACGAATAtaagcttaaaggctttataaaaaaagtatcaaaatgGATTTAACAGCTTTAGTTACCTGTCAAGTGACTGCACAGTTAGGTGCTTCAGGGAAACGTAGTCCCTTTTTGAAGCAACTGCGCATGCGCGGTAATATGACGCTCTTTCGTACACatacagaggggaggggggggggcagcatcACGGGACAACAGTGAAATAACCATGCGTTCTTACTACTGGAAAACAGCAGTAAATAAATCCATAGACCATAAACTGCATTCTTTACCTTGGAAAACAAttacagaaacacattcaggagctttttctacatttttaggAAAAccaagcaaaaaaagaaaatgcctgAGCTAGAGGTGCTCTGaagaaaatgttgattataTTACCAAGTCTAATGAAAAACGTGATATAATGAAAATTGCAAGCTCCggaacatcaacaaaaaaagctTGTGAAAATATTGTTggttttttgttggtttttttcaatcaatcaatcaatcaatcaatcaatcaatcaatcaatcaatcaaactttatttatatagcaccttcagacaaattaaattgcagttcaaagtgctttacaagagtgcagaaaagttattgacgaaaatcattgagagactaatcattgagagactaatgcacaccaataagaattaaaaaaaatatgtataaaaatgaaaaaaataaaatacgacacataaaagcaataagatatttacattaatacataggagaagaatatttaaaattgtagtaggataaaaaagacaatcgAATAATGTTAAGATctgaatttatataaagcactatttaaagccagactgaataaatgagttttaagactgcgtttaaaaatctcaatattctcAGCTCCTCTacaaaggtttttgtcctgctctgtggaacaactaaaagagaggaactggaggatctgatGGGCTGTAGTGGTTCATAAACTACAATCATATCTGATAGGTAGTCTGGTGCAAGgtcatgtaatgctttataaactaataaaagtTTAGTTTAATATAGGAGCTCTCAGAAAACCAACAGGGTGCCTGCTGAagttctaaaatgttttttgttttttttacatcaaaatggTTTCTGTAATCTTAACTATATTTCATGTTATGTTAggccttttattttattctatattgtttttactttaagcGCTtctaatcttttatttatttatttttagtagGCTACTGTCCATTAGTGTAACTGGAACAATGCTGGAATTTAAATGTAGGCTATTTTGTTCTCAAACGAGGAGCCACTCTCGACAGTTAAACACAGTAAAAGGTGAACGACAGCAACACgactttgctgttgttgtttctgcccagacatttgtgtgctgactttttgtctcttACATGTTCTCATATATCTGTAAAATGACAGATACACTTTTAACTTAAGCAGAGACATACACTAACGGAAATTTTAgaacgaaaaaaaaaatcttttatactgccaaattgaaaatgttgagAGCTTCTGTATATAGGCTACCTGTTTACCAACGTGTATGAATAATTTGTTGAAATGTTGAACCCAGGCGTCACTTGATACCACACAGTGAGAAAGTAGCACAAGCACTCATTTGGCACAGTCTTTTCCAGCTGCAGCTTCTTGCTGTAACGtctacaataaaataaaaatccggCTAtccactttttttgattttgacttCAGGATGGATTCAGCATACATGGGCATAGATCTTTGGATAAGATGTTTAGGTAACGACTCtttgctgcagcctctgtgGGACAACCTGCGGATCAATTACAGAGACTATTTGAGATCTCCACTCTTCCCTATTGTTCTGACTGTGTCTTCATATTTTGTCTTCTgccttcctttccttttttgtgACATAATGGGTGAAAAATGGGCATGGGTGGATCAATTCAAGATCCAACCCGGTCGACGTCCCACAGCCTCTACACTGCTGCACTGTGCGGGTGTCACCTTCTACAACCATATGTTTCTCGTGCTGCCAGCATCAGTGGCCCAGTGGGTATGGAGGCCTCCGCTAGACCTGCCGGACCAGGCTCCATCCCTGCTGGAGCTGACTGCCGGGGTGATAGGCAACCTTCTGCTCTTTGACTTCCAGTACTTCATCTGGCACCTGTTACATCACAAGATCCGCTGGCTGTATGTCACTTTCCACGCCATCCACCATAACTACTCCTCACCCTTTGCTCTAGCCACCCAGTGTCTCGGTGGGTGGGAGCTGGTCACTGTAGGCTTCTGGACCACTCTGAATCCCGTGGTCCTGAGATGCCACCTACTCACCACATGGACCTTCATGGTGGTGCACGTCTACGTTTCCATCGAAGATCACTGTGGCTATGATTTCCCCTGGTCCACATCACGTCTGATACCCTTTGGCATCTATGGAGGGCCCAGCAAACACGATGTGCATCATCAGAAACCCAACACCAATTTTGCACCACATTTTAGCCACTGGGATAAAATATTTGGAACACATGCTGATTTCAGCTTCTCTACTGCTGTGAAGAAGAAAGCTGCAACACTTTAGAGGCAGCTATACATTTATTaccttgtgtctgtgtgtatttgttttacatATATGGATATTTAATATGAAGGGAGGAAAGTTGAAGAGGTGGCTAACTTATTCTTTACAAACAGTTGATtaatcggaaaaaaaaaaaacagatccaaaatcagttaaaaaacaaGAGCTTCTTGTTACTTAGTGACCTGCTTGTatcatcattaaaaacatgaacattgtGCACAATCTAAATAATGcctcattgtctctctctcccagtgGTTCTGGTTTCTTTACTGGGTAATCCTGAGATCAAGACATG
This genomic interval from Labrus mixtus chromosome 4, fLabMix1.1, whole genome shotgun sequence contains the following:
- the ch25hl1.2 gene encoding cholesterol 25-hydroxylase-like protein 1, member 2 encodes the protein MDSAYMGIDLWIRCLGNDSLLQPLWDNLRINYRDYLRSPLFPIVLTVSSYFVFCLPFLFCDIMGEKWAWVDQFKIQPGRRPTASTLLHCAGVTFYNHMFLVLPASVAQWVWRPPLDLPDQAPSLLELTAGVIGNLLLFDFQYFIWHLLHHKIRWLYVTFHAIHHNYSSPFALATQCLGGWELVTVGFWTTLNPVVLRCHLLTTWTFMVVHVYVSIEDHCGYDFPWSTSRLIPFGIYGGPSKHDVHHQKPNTNFAPHFSHWDKIFGTHADFSFSTAVKKKAATL